A region from the Neurospora crassa OR74A linkage group V, whole genome shotgun sequence genome encodes:
- the gh61-2 gene encoding endoglucanase IV — MARMSILTALAGASLVAAHGHVSKVIVNGVEYQNYDPTSFPYNSNPPTVIGWTIDQKDNGFVSPDAFDSGDIICHKSAKPAGGHATVKAGDKISLQWDQWPESHKGPVIDYLAACDGDCESVDKTALKFFKIDGAGYDATNGWASDTLIKDGNSWVVEIPESIKPGNYVLRHEIIALHSAGQANGAQNYPQCFNLKVEGSGSTVPAGVAGTELYKATDAGILFDIYKNDISYPVPGPSLIAGASSSIAQSKMAATATASATLPGATGGSNSPATSAAAAAPATSAAAATSQVQAAPATTLVTSTKAAAPATSAAAPAAPATSAAAGGAGQVQAKQTKWGQCGGNGFTGPTECESGSTCTKYNDWYSQCV; from the coding sequence ATGGCCCGCATGAGCATCCTCACCGCCCTGGCTGGCGCTTCCCTCGTTGCCGCCCACGGCCACGTCTCCAAGGTCATCGTCAACGGCGTCGAGTACCAGAACTACGACCCCACCTCCTTCCCTTACAACTCCAACCCCCCCACCGTGATCGGCTGGACCATCGACCAGAAGGACAACGGCTTCGTCTCGCCTGACGCCTTCGACTCCGGCGACATCATCTGCCACAAGTCCGCCAAGCCCGCCGGCGGCCACGCCACCGTCAAGGCCGGCGACAAGATCTCGCTCCAGTGGGACCAGTGGCCCGAGTCGCACAAGGGCCCCGTCATCGACTACCTGGCCGCCTGCGACGGCGACTGCGAGTCGGTCGACAAGACGGCCCTCAAGTTCTTCAAGATCGACGGCGCCGGCTACGACGCCACCAACGGCTGGGCCTCGGACACCCTCATCAAGGACGGCAACTCGTGGGTCGTCGAGATCCCCGAGAGCATCAAGCCCGGCAACTACGTCCTCCGCCACGAGATCATCGCCCTGCACAGCGCCGGCCAGGCCAACGGCGCCCAGAACTACCCCCAGTGCTTCAACCTCAAGGTCGAAGGCTCCGGCTCCACCGTCCCCGCCGGCGTCGCCGGCACCGAGCTCTACAAGGCCACCGACGCCGGTATCCTCTTTGATATCTACAAGAACGACATCTCCTACCCCGTTCCTGGCCCCTCCCTCATTGCTGGCGCCTCCAGCTCCATCGCGCAGAGCAAGATGGCCGCCACTGCCACCGCGTCCGCTACCCTCCCTGGTGCTACTGGCGGTAGCAACAGCCCTGctacctccgccgccgccgctgctccTGCTACCTCCGCTGCGGCTGCTACTAGCCAGGTCCAGGCCGCCCCTGCTACCACCTTGGTCACTAGCACCAAGGCTGCTGCACCCGCtacttctgctgctgctcctgctgctcccGCTACCTCGGCCGCGGCGGGCGGTGCTGGCCAGGTCCAGGCTAAGCAGACCAAGTGGGGACAGTGCGGTGGTAACGGCTTCACTGGTCCTACTGAGTGCGAGAGCGGATCTACTTGCACCAAGTACAACGACTGGTACTCTCAGTGCGTCTAA